The Claveliimonas bilis genome window below encodes:
- a CDS encoding aspartate aminotransferase family protein has product MKLKDTGLTGKELKAIVRKYMVETYPRFDFIAESAEGMYLYDEKGNAYLDFYGGVAVNSPGNRNEKVVAAIKDQADDILHTFNYPYTIPQALLAKKICDTIGMDKIFYQNSGTEANECMIKMARKYGTDHFGPEKYQIITAEHGFHGRTFGSMAATGQPDTTIQQGFGSMVPGFVYAKFNDLEDFASKITKNTIAIMIEPVQGEGGVHPATQEFMEGLRKLCDDNHLLLLLDEVQTGWGRTGAPMAYMGYGVMPDAVSMAKAMGGGMPIGACCARKKVAEALGSGTHGSTYGGSPIACASALASISEILDHHLSENAEEVGNYLMDQLRTLPHVKEVRGRGLLVGVEYDLPIAMEVKWGTFRRRALITAIGDSINRMIPPLIASRKDVDRLIGKMREAIEEAAETLQAA; this is encoded by the coding sequence ATGAAACTGAAAGATACTGGACTGACAGGAAAAGAACTGAAGGCAATCGTAAGAAAATATATGGTGGAGACATATCCAAGGTTTGATTTCATTGCCGAAAGCGCTGAGGGGATGTATCTGTATGATGAAAAAGGAAATGCCTACCTGGATTTCTACGGAGGTGTGGCCGTAAACAGCCCCGGAAACAGAAATGAAAAAGTAGTGGCTGCCATCAAAGATCAGGCAGATGATATTCTCCACACTTTTAATTATCCCTATACAATCCCGCAGGCTCTGCTGGCAAAGAAAATCTGTGACACCATCGGAATGGATAAAATTTTTTATCAGAACTCTGGCACAGAAGCCAATGAATGCATGATCAAGATGGCAAGGAAATACGGAACTGATCATTTTGGGCCTGAAAAGTATCAGATCATCACGGCAGAACATGGATTCCATGGCCGGACTTTTGGTTCCATGGCAGCAACCGGACAGCCGGATACAACCATCCAGCAGGGTTTCGGTTCTATGGTTCCCGGATTTGTTTATGCAAAATTCAATGATCTGGAAGATTTTGCTTCTAAAATTACCAAAAATACCATTGCTATTATGATCGAACCCGTTCAGGGGGAAGGCGGCGTACATCCGGCTACTCAGGAATTTATGGAAGGCTTAAGAAAGCTGTGTGATGACAATCATCTTCTCCTCCTTCTTGATGAAGTACAGACCGGATGGGGCAGAACCGGAGCTCCTATGGCTTATATGGGATACGGAGTCATGCCGGATGCAGTATCTATGGCAAAAGCAATGGGAGGAGGCATGCCTATCGGAGCCTGCTGCGCCAGGAAGAAAGTTGCAGAAGCTCTGGGAAGCGGAACCCATGGCTCCACCTATGGCGGAAGTCCTATTGCATGTGCTTCTGCTCTGGCATCCATCTCCGAAATCCTGGATCATCACCTGTCTGAAAATGCGGAAGAAGTTGGCAATTATCTGATGGACCAGCTCAGAACCCTGCCTCATGTAAAAGAGGTGAGAGGCCGCGGGCTTCTGGTCGGAGTGGAATATGATCTGCCTATTGCCATGGAAGTAAAATGGGGAACTTTCCGCCGCCGGGCATTGATCACAGCCATCGGAGACAGCATTAACCGTATGATCCCGCCGCTGATCGCTTCCAGAAAAGATGTGGACCGTCTTATTGGCAAGATGAGAGAAGCTATTGAAGAAGCGGCAGAAACACTACAGGCGGCATAG
- a CDS encoding UDP-N-acetylmuramoyl-tripeptide--D-alanyl-D-alanine ligase: MKNLTIENITNACGGTYHGDPSLLAKEVSMVTIDSRRLADDCLFVAIHGERVNGHKFIPDVIRQGALCAVSEEDLGETSDPYILVDSTAQALLDIAKLYRDSFDIKVVGISGSVGKTSTKEMIASVLSQKFNVHKTQGNLNSESGLPLTVFDLREEHEVSVLEMGINHFGEMRKLSTVASPDICVITNIGVAHLEFLKTQEGILHEKTQMFQDMKNGGSIIVNGDDPLLAELGPVKGVQPIFYGTSSGCSVSASGIVPMGLRGTSCRIHTPIGEFDCTVPTPGMHMVSNALAGAAVGYVMGLSCEEIKAGIEHLSFLPGRNNIIQTEKIIILDDCYNANPVSMKAAIDVLNLGIGRRVAIVGSMGELGENAGNLHREVGAYLAQTGVDAVFAVGDLARSITDGFQELAPKRCARWFASNEELIPLLKDLIQDGDNILVKASNSMHFSEIVSALQDL; encoded by the coding sequence ATGAAAAATCTGACGATAGAAAATATAACTAACGCCTGTGGCGGTACTTATCACGGCGATCCTTCCCTCCTTGCAAAGGAGGTAAGCATGGTTACCATAGACAGCCGCCGCCTTGCAGATGACTGCCTGTTTGTGGCAATACACGGCGAAAGGGTCAACGGTCACAAGTTTATTCCTGATGTTATCCGACAGGGTGCACTGTGCGCCGTTTCTGAAGAAGATCTTGGAGAGACTTCTGATCCTTATATTCTTGTAGATTCTACAGCCCAGGCTCTTCTTGATATTGCAAAGCTGTATCGGGATTCTTTTGACATTAAAGTGGTGGGCATCAGCGGCAGTGTCGGAAAAACCAGTACAAAAGAAATGATTGCTTCTGTGCTTTCACAGAAATTCAATGTGCATAAGACACAGGGAAACTTAAACAGTGAATCGGGACTTCCCCTTACTGTCTTTGACCTTCGGGAAGAACACGAGGTTTCTGTTCTGGAAATGGGAATCAATCATTTTGGAGAAATGCGCAAGCTTTCCACAGTGGCAAGTCCGGATATCTGTGTAATCACCAATATTGGAGTGGCTCATCTGGAATTTCTCAAAACACAGGAAGGAATCCTGCATGAGAAAACACAGATGTTCCAGGATATGAAAAACGGAGGTTCCATCATTGTCAACGGCGATGATCCGCTCCTTGCCGAGCTGGGACCTGTAAAAGGAGTTCAGCCTATCTTTTACGGAACTTCTTCCGGATGTTCTGTTTCTGCATCCGGCATTGTGCCTATGGGGCTTCGGGGAACGTCCTGCAGAATCCACACACCTATAGGAGAATTTGACTGTACCGTTCCAACTCCCGGCATGCACATGGTATCCAACGCCCTTGCAGGCGCTGCCGTAGGCTATGTCATGGGACTTTCGTGCGAAGAAATAAAGGCTGGAATTGAACACCTTTCCTTCCTGCCGGGACGAAACAATATTATCCAGACAGAGAAAATCATTATTCTGGACGACTGCTACAATGCGAATCCTGTGTCTATGAAAGCTGCCATTGATGTGCTTAATCTCGGAATCGGCCGACGGGTAGCGATTGTAGGAAGTATGGGAGAGCTTGGTGAAAACGCCGGCAATCTGCACCGGGAAGTAGGCGCCTATCTGGCACAGACCGGCGTAGATGCTGTATTTGCAGTCGGAGATCTGGCCCGCTCCATCACAGACGGCTTCCAGGAACTGGCTCCAAAGCGCTGTGCCCGATGGTTTGCTTCAAACGAAGAACTGATTCCCCTTCTTAAGGATCTTATTCAGGACGGTGACAATATTCTTGTCAAAGCCTCCAACAGTATGCACTTTTCTGAGATTGTATCTGCTCTGCAAGACCTGTAG
- a CDS encoding D-alanine--D-alanine ligase family protein: MNIIVLAGGYSNERDVSLSSGGSICKALRERGHNAYLLDAFLGLPTAPDNLEEVFTLPGGGLEIASCIQVTEPDLEALKASRPGDSASYLGPNVLELCRMADITFMALHGGFGENGKIQATFDTLGIRYTGPNSLGCALSMNKGVTKEIFQMQGVPTPVGLHVPHSQKDLPLSDLGFSLPVVVKPCSGGSSLGVHIVHTDEEYREAMRQSFLKEDEVVIEPFINGREYACGIFDGKALPLVEIVPSDGFFDYAHKYQQGGASEICPATSVDAKTTAMIQEAGEKAYKALRLDVYARADFIVDKETEEFYCLEVNSLPGMTSASLLPKAAKAAGYEYGEFCELIIQKSLEARYQ, translated from the coding sequence ATGAATATTATTGTACTTGCAGGAGGCTACAGCAACGAAAGAGATGTTTCTTTAAGTTCCGGAGGAAGCATTTGCAAAGCTTTGAGAGAACGGGGCCACAACGCCTATCTTCTGGATGCTTTCCTTGGCCTCCCCACAGCACCTGACAATCTGGAAGAAGTCTTTACTCTCCCGGGCGGCGGACTTGAGATCGCTTCCTGCATTCAGGTAACCGAACCTGATCTGGAAGCATTAAAAGCTTCACGCCCCGGTGATTCAGCAAGCTATCTGGGCCCCAATGTTCTGGAGCTGTGCCGCATGGCGGACATCACATTTATGGCTCTTCACGGCGGCTTTGGCGAAAACGGGAAAATACAGGCAACCTTTGATACACTTGGAATCCGCTATACAGGGCCTAATTCTCTGGGCTGTGCTTTATCAATGAACAAAGGAGTTACCAAAGAAATTTTCCAGATGCAGGGAGTTCCTACTCCGGTAGGGCTTCATGTACCCCACTCCCAAAAAGATCTTCCTCTTTCCGATCTTGGCTTCTCTCTTCCCGTTGTAGTGAAGCCCTGCTCCGGAGGATCCAGCCTTGGCGTACACATCGTGCATACGGATGAAGAATACCGTGAAGCGATGCGCCAGTCTTTCCTGAAAGAGGATGAGGTTGTAATTGAGCCTTTTATCAACGGAAGAGAATATGCATGTGGTATTTTTGACGGAAAGGCGCTTCCTCTGGTAGAAATTGTTCCATCAGACGGATTTTTTGATTATGCGCACAAATATCAGCAGGGCGGTGCGTCAGAAATCTGTCCTGCCACTTCTGTAGACGCAAAAACAACAGCTATGATCCAGGAAGCCGGCGAAAAAGCCTACAAGGCTCTGCGTCTGGATGTATATGCAAGAGCTGATTTTATTGTAGATAAAGAAACGGAGGAATTTTACTGTCTGGAAGTAAACTCTCTTCCGGGTATGACATCCGCAAGCCTTCTTCCCAAAGCAGCAAAAGCAGCAGGATATGAATATGGGGAATTTTGCGAGCTTATCATACAAAAATCTCTGGAAGCGAGATATCAGTAG